A part of Populus alba chromosome 8, ASM523922v2, whole genome shotgun sequence genomic DNA contains:
- the LOC118055907 gene encoding uncharacterized protein — protein MGKKEQHQQQQRQKDHKDNDRVEAVLKLLRKQATLTVKQEKFCNNACVERFLRAKGDNVKKAAKHLRACLSWRESAGTENLIADEFSAELAEGVAYVAGHDEESRPVMIFRIKQDYQKLHSQKLFARLLVFTLEVAIGTMPKNAEQFVLLFDASFFRSASAFMNLLLGTMKIVAEYYPGRLYKAFVIDPPSLFSCLWKGVRPFVELSTATVVVSSLDFEESLEFNDFSSYPRASSLRFDPSSINSTAKIGSSSRFSFTVSHHFDSLKPWHLSLTDTSSSKVGPTSLSHLGPALVSPLNARSYSFASPVARAPRGSINGCSYTRPSKKSLFPSTPLPQRVTEGDPIKISLPRTPRPSFLQSPALFFKKECHVSKADRSRESFVPFFKFYRRPYDEMIYRSKMRPPLGGLISIVSPHIRRRHVSVSQRF, from the exons ATGGGCAAGAAAGAAcagcatcaacaacaacaacggcAGAAAGATCACAAGGACAATGATAGAGTTGAAGCTGTTCTCAAGCTTCTAAGAAAACAAGCTACACTCACTGTTAAACAG GAGAAGTTCTGCAACAATGCTTGTGTAGAGAGGTTTCTAAGAGCAAAAGGTGATAATGTGAAGAAAGCTGCTAAGCACTTAAGGGCTTGCCTTTCTTGGAGAGAGAGTGCAGGCACTG AGAATTTGATAGCAGATGAGTTCTCAGCTGAGCTCGCTGAAGGAGTTGCTTATGTTGCTGGTCATGATGAAGAATCCAGACCTGTTATG ATTTTTCGTATTAAACAAGATTACCAAAAGCTCCATTCACAAAAACT gtTCGCTCGGTTGCTGGTGTTTACACTGGAGGTGGCAATAGGGACCATGCCTAAAAACGCTGAACAATTTGTTCTCCTCTTTGATGCAA GCTTTTTCAGGTCAGCATCGGCTTTCATGAATTTATTGCTTGGAACGATGAAAATCGTGGCTGAGTACTACCCAGGCAGGCTTTACAAGGCTTTCGTAATCGACCCaccttctctcttctcttgtttATGGAag GGTGTCCGTCCATTTGTTGAGCTATCAACGGCCACGGTGGTGGTATCCTCACTAGACTTCGAAGAATCACTGGAGTTCAATGACTTCTCCTCCTACCCACGTGCCTCCTCCCTCCGATTTGATCCTTCCTCTATCAACTCAACGGCAAAGATTGGCTCTTCATCCAGATTTTCCTTCACCGTGTCCCACCATTTTGACTCGCTCAAGCCTTGGCACTTATCTTTGACCGACACGTCGTCATCTAAAGTAGGACCAACCAGCCTCTCCCATCTAGGCCCTGCCCTAGTCTCTCCCCTCAACGCTAGGTCCTACTCTTTTGCATCACCAGTTGCCAGAGCCCCACGTGGCAGCATCAATGGTTGCAGCTACACCAGGCCATCCAAGAAAAGTCTGTTCCCATCAACCCCTTTGCCACAGCGTGTCACCGAAGGAGACCCTATCAAGATCTCTCTCCCGCGGACCCCACGCCCCTCGTTCCTCCAATCACCTGCCTTGTTTTTCAAGAAGGAGTGCCACGTCAGTAAGGCAGACAGGTCTCGAGAATCGTTCGTAccgttttttaagttttatagaAGGCCGTACGATGAGATGATTTATAGGTCAAAAATGCGGCCCCCACTTGGTGGACTAATATCCATTGTCTCCCCTCACATCAGACGGCGCCACGTCTCAGTATCTCAACGGTTCTAA
- the LOC118055869 gene encoding heat shock 70 kDa protein 8 isoform X2, with protein sequence MAEPQYTVASDSETTGEEKSSSAFPETAIGIDIGTSKCSVAVWNGSQVELLKNTRNQKLMRSYVTFKDEVPSGGVSNQLSHEYEILSGAAIFNMKRLIGRVDTDPVVHASKRLPFLVQTLDIGVRPFIAALVSNAWRSTTPEEVLAIFLVELRAMAEVQLKRPIRNVVLTIPVSFSRFQLTRIERACAMAGLHVLRLMPEPTAVALLYAQQQQQTVHENMGSGSEKNALIFNMGAGYCDVAVTATAGGVSQIKALAGAAIGGEDILQNMMQHLLPNSENLFLSHGINEIKSLGLLRVATEDAIHRLSSQSSVQVDVDLRNGSKICKVVTREEFEEVNLKVFEKCESLLTRCLRDSKVDREDLTDVILVGGCSYIPNIRNVVKGVCKKEELYKVINPLEAAVCGAALEGAVASGISDPFGSLDLLTIQATPLGVGIRADGNSFVPIIPRNTTMPARKELIFTTTHDNQTEALILVYEGEGTKVEENHLLGYFKIMGIPAAPKGIPEINVCMDIDASNALRVFAGVVMPGTDQPMAPFMEVRMPTVDDGHGWCAEALNRTYGSTLDLVTVQKKM encoded by the coding sequence ATGGCAGAACCACAATACACAGTTGCATCTGACAGTGAAACCACCGGGGAGGAGAAATCTTCATCAGCTTTTCCAGAAACTGCCATTGGAATTGACATTGGGACTTCAAAGTGCAGTGTTGCAGTCTGGAATGGCTCCCAGGTAGAGCTCCTAAAGAACACCAGAAATCAAAAGTTGATGCGATCATATGTTACCTTCAAGGATGAAGTCCCTTCAGGTGGAGTCAGCAATCAGCTCTCTCATGAATATGAAATACTATCTGGAGCTGCAATTTTCAATATGAAACGCTTGATTGGCAGAGTGGATACTGATCCTGTGGTTCATGCAAGCAAAAGGCTTCCATTTTTGGTGCAAACTTTGGATATTGGTGTTCGCCCATTTATTGCAGCTTTAGTGAGCAATGCTTGGAGATCCACCACTCCTGAAGAAGTCCTTGCAATATTTCTGGTCGAACTAAGAGCCATGGCTGAAGTCCAGTTGAAGAGGCCCATAAGAAATGTCGTACTAACCATTCCAGTGTCATTTAGTAGGTTCCAGTTGACACGGATTGAGCGTGCTTGTGCCATGGCTGGCCTCCACGTCCTCAGGTTGATGCCTGAACCGACTGCTGTGGCATTGTTATACgcacagcagcagcaacagacTGTACACGAGAATATGGGCAGTGGAAGTGAGAAGAATGCCCTTATATTTAACATGGGGGCTGGGTACTGTGATGTAGCTGTTACTGCCACTGCTGGAGGAGTTTCACAGATCAAGGCCCTAGCAGGAGCTGCCATCGGAGGAGAAGACATACTGCAAAACATGATGCAGCATCTCTTACCAAATTCAGAGAACCTTTTCCTCAGCCATGGAATCAACGAGATCAAATCATTGGGGTTGCTTCGAGTAGCAACTGAAGATGCTATCCATAGGCTCTCTTCACAGAGCAGTGTTCAGGTGGATGTTGATTTGAGAAATGGATCCAAAATATGTAAGGTGGTCACTAGGGAGGAATTTGAGGAAGTGAACCTGAAGGTGTTTGAAAAGTGTGAAAGCCTGTTAACACGGTGCTTGCGTGACTCAAAGGTAGACAGAGAGGATTTGACTGATGTAATACTTGTAGGCGGGTGTTCATATATCCCAAATATAAGAAATGTTGTCAAGGGTGTATGCAAGAAGGAGGAACTGTACAAAGTGATAAATCCATTGGAAGCTGCAGTATGTGGGGCAGCGCTAGAGGGAGCAGTTGCATCAGGAATCAGTGACCCTTTTGGAAGTTTGGATCTGTTAACAATCCAAGCTACCCCCCTTGGCGTCGGCATTAGAGCAGATGGAAACAGCTTTGTCCCAATCATACCTAGAAATACGACAATGCCAGCAAGGAAAGAGTTAATATTCACAACCACCCATGATAACCAAACCGAGGCTCTAATCCTCGTCTATGAAGGTGAGGGGACAAAGGTGGAAGAGAATCATCTTCTGGGCTATTTCAAGATCATGGGAATTCCGGCAGCACCCAAAGGAATTCCAGAGATAAATGTGTGCATGGACATCGATGCCTCAAATGCACTTAGAGTTTTTGCTGGAGTGGTGATGCCAGGGACAGATCAGCCAATGGCACCGTTTATGGAAGTCAGGATGCCTACAGTTGATGATGGGCATGGCTGGTGTGCTGAGGCCCTGAACAGGACTTACGGTTCAACTCTTGACCTAGTTACCGTGCAGAAGAAGATGTGA
- the LOC118055869 gene encoding heat shock 70 kDa protein 8 isoform X1: MFGMAEPQYTVASDSETTGEEKSSSAFPETAIGIDIGTSKCSVAVWNGSQVELLKNTRNQKLMRSYVTFKDEVPSGGVSNQLSHEYEILSGAAIFNMKRLIGRVDTDPVVHASKRLPFLVQTLDIGVRPFIAALVSNAWRSTTPEEVLAIFLVELRAMAEVQLKRPIRNVVLTIPVSFSRFQLTRIERACAMAGLHVLRLMPEPTAVALLYAQQQQQTVHENMGSGSEKNALIFNMGAGYCDVAVTATAGGVSQIKALAGAAIGGEDILQNMMQHLLPNSENLFLSHGINEIKSLGLLRVATEDAIHRLSSQSSVQVDVDLRNGSKICKVVTREEFEEVNLKVFEKCESLLTRCLRDSKVDREDLTDVILVGGCSYIPNIRNVVKGVCKKEELYKVINPLEAAVCGAALEGAVASGISDPFGSLDLLTIQATPLGVGIRADGNSFVPIIPRNTTMPARKELIFTTTHDNQTEALILVYEGEGTKVEENHLLGYFKIMGIPAAPKGIPEINVCMDIDASNALRVFAGVVMPGTDQPMAPFMEVRMPTVDDGHGWCAEALNRTYGSTLDLVTVQKKM; this comes from the exons ATGTTCG GAATGGCAGAACCACAATACACAGTTGCATCTGACAGTGAAACCACCGGGGAGGAGAAATCTTCATCAGCTTTTCCAGAAACTGCCATTGGAATTGACATTGGGACTTCAAAGTGCAGTGTTGCAGTCTGGAATGGCTCCCAGGTAGAGCTCCTAAAGAACACCAGAAATCAAAAGTTGATGCGATCATATGTTACCTTCAAGGATGAAGTCCCTTCAGGTGGAGTCAGCAATCAGCTCTCTCATGAATATGAAATACTATCTGGAGCTGCAATTTTCAATATGAAACGCTTGATTGGCAGAGTGGATACTGATCCTGTGGTTCATGCAAGCAAAAGGCTTCCATTTTTGGTGCAAACTTTGGATATTGGTGTTCGCCCATTTATTGCAGCTTTAGTGAGCAATGCTTGGAGATCCACCACTCCTGAAGAAGTCCTTGCAATATTTCTGGTCGAACTAAGAGCCATGGCTGAAGTCCAGTTGAAGAGGCCCATAAGAAATGTCGTACTAACCATTCCAGTGTCATTTAGTAGGTTCCAGTTGACACGGATTGAGCGTGCTTGTGCCATGGCTGGCCTCCACGTCCTCAGGTTGATGCCTGAACCGACTGCTGTGGCATTGTTATACgcacagcagcagcaacagacTGTACACGAGAATATGGGCAGTGGAAGTGAGAAGAATGCCCTTATATTTAACATGGGGGCTGGGTACTGTGATGTAGCTGTTACTGCCACTGCTGGAGGAGTTTCACAGATCAAGGCCCTAGCAGGAGCTGCCATCGGAGGAGAAGACATACTGCAAAACATGATGCAGCATCTCTTACCAAATTCAGAGAACCTTTTCCTCAGCCATGGAATCAACGAGATCAAATCATTGGGGTTGCTTCGAGTAGCAACTGAAGATGCTATCCATAGGCTCTCTTCACAGAGCAGTGTTCAGGTGGATGTTGATTTGAGAAATGGATCCAAAATATGTAAGGTGGTCACTAGGGAGGAATTTGAGGAAGTGAACCTGAAGGTGTTTGAAAAGTGTGAAAGCCTGTTAACACGGTGCTTGCGTGACTCAAAGGTAGACAGAGAGGATTTGACTGATGTAATACTTGTAGGCGGGTGTTCATATATCCCAAATATAAGAAATGTTGTCAAGGGTGTATGCAAGAAGGAGGAACTGTACAAAGTGATAAATCCATTGGAAGCTGCAGTATGTGGGGCAGCGCTAGAGGGAGCAGTTGCATCAGGAATCAGTGACCCTTTTGGAAGTTTGGATCTGTTAACAATCCAAGCTACCCCCCTTGGCGTCGGCATTAGAGCAGATGGAAACAGCTTTGTCCCAATCATACCTAGAAATACGACAATGCCAGCAAGGAAAGAGTTAATATTCACAACCACCCATGATAACCAAACCGAGGCTCTAATCCTCGTCTATGAAGGTGAGGGGACAAAGGTGGAAGAGAATCATCTTCTGGGCTATTTCAAGATCATGGGAATTCCGGCAGCACCCAAAGGAATTCCAGAGATAAATGTGTGCATGGACATCGATGCCTCAAATGCACTTAGAGTTTTTGCTGGAGTGGTGATGCCAGGGACAGATCAGCCAATGGCACCGTTTATGGAAGTCAGGATGCCTACAGTTGATGATGGGCATGGCTGGTGTGCTGAGGCCCTGAACAGGACTTACGGTTCAACTCTTGACCTAGTTACCGTGCAGAAGAAGATGTGA